GGACTATTTCCTTGGCAAGGCCACCGAGCGCCTGTTCCTGCCTCTGCTGAAGACCATCGTCCATGACATCGAGGACTACGACCTGCCGCTGTTCGGCGCGTTCCACAACTGCGCCATGATCAAGATCAAGAAGGCTTATGCCATGCAGGGCCGCCGCGTGATGGCCAGCATCTGGGGCGCGGGGCAGATGGCATGGACCAAGTGCCTGTTCATCGTTGATGACGATGCCGACGTGCACGATGCTCAGGCCGTCCTCAGGCTCGCCGCCGAACGCTGCGATCCGATCGCCGACGTCGTGCTCGCCCGGGGGCCGCTGGACATCCTCGACCACGCCGCCCCGGCACTGGGAGCCGGCACGAAGATCGGCTTCGATTGCACGCGGAAGATGCCAGGTGATCGCCTGGAAGCCGACCCGCCGATTCGTACGCTGCCCGATCCGCAACGCATCGTTTCGGGCGTCGAGGGCGCCGCCATGCCCGTGCCCGGCTGGCTGTTCATCGCGACGGCCGCACGAGGCGAGGCGGTCGAAGATCTCTGGCGCCGCGTTTGTGAAGCCATCGGCAGTGCCGTGCCATACGTGGTCTTCCTCGGTGAGGGCGTCAACGTCCACCAGACCGACGAGGCGATGTTCCACTTCCTGGCAAACTGCGACCCTGGCCGCGACGCCCTCCCCGTCAGCGGTGGTGCCCGGGTGCGGGCCTGGGATGCCACGGCAAAGACTACCGGTACGCTCCGGGGCCAGGCCGTTCGCGCGTGGCCGCCGGTCATACGCGAAGGTGTCGACGCGACGCAACGCACGGCAGACTTTTCGAGTTCGTTCGAGGACGTCAAGACCGTTGTTGGCCCGGGCTGATCGTCAAGGCGTCCCGGGCTCGACCACGACCGCGCCCGAGCGCATTCGGGCGACCTCGCGATCGATCAGCCTGACCATCTCGTTGCGAAGTTCGCGGCTGCGCAGGCTATCGTTGGAGCGAAAGCCATTCATCAGGATCGAAAACGCCGCGATCGGCTCGCTGCCGCCCTTGGGCACGATATAGCCCGAGATTGTTCGCACGTGATTCAGGTACCCCGTCTTGGCCAGGACGTCGTGGCGCAGGTCGCGCGTCTCGATGAAGCCACGCCGCAGCGTGCCCTCGCCCGAACGGGCCAGCGAATCCCGGAACAACTGCCGGGCCGATTCGTCGCCGAGGACGTGCATATGGGCCAGCAGGGCCGTCAGCGTGGCCGGCGACACCTGGTTCTGCCGGCTCATGCCGCTGCCATCGGAAACACGCAGCCCATCGAGCGACGAGGGGCCGAGTGCATCGGTCAGCGTGGACCGCATCGCCGCGGCGCCCAGCACCCAACTTCCGGGCTGGTTGGCGACTTCGTGGCCAACGCGCTTGAAGAGTGCTTCGGCGTGCATGTTGTAGCTATCGGTGTTGCAGCGTCGCAACACCTCGGGCATGGGCGTCTTGATGACCAGCACCGTCGTGCCCTGATGTGTTTCGTCCATGCCGGTGCGACGTACGGCCTCGGCAGGCAGGGCGTGCGCCGCGCCGATCTCGACCCCGCGGCTCTCGAGCCGCTCGGCCAGCAACTCGCCAAACACAATGGCAGTGTCACGCAGCGCGGTGGGGGCGCCGACGGAGCGTGAAACCTCGCCCGAAATGCGCCACCGGTTGCCCTGCTCGGAACGGTGGATGGAGATGCTGCTGGGGTGCGGACGGCCCGACGGTGTGCGTGTGGCCGCCGTCTGCGTCGTATTCTCGATCTCGATGCTACTTGCGTCGGGTTCCAGCACGATGCGGGCTGGCTGGTTCAGCGAGGTCGGCCGGGCGAACACGTTGGCGATGTTCAGGTGGAAGTTCAGACCCCCGACCTCGGTGCAGTAGTAGTACTGCAACTGATCGTGCGGCCAGTCTTCGTGCACCGTGTTCCGGTCGAACACCCGGTCATCGATCACGATCTCGCGGATCGTCGTCGGGCCCGCTCGCACGATCGCGTCGGCGATGAAGTCCAGCAGCGTCTCGACGTCCATCGGCTCGGGCAGGTCGGCAAGCAGAGCAGGGTCGCCCAGGCCCGGATCGCCCGAGCCCACGATCACGAGCGTGTCGCCGGCCAGCACAAACCGGGTCTCGAACATGAAGTCATCGCCCAGCGTGATCAAGGCCGTCGCGCTGGTCAGCAGCTTCATGTTCGAGGCGGGAATCAAGGGGTCGAACGCGTCGATATCGGCCACCCGCCGCCCCGTGCGGAGATCCACCACGCTGACGCCCACGTCAAGGCCATCGAGCCCTGCCTGGGCGATGGCCCGCTCCAGGTCTCGCTGGAGATCGGCCAGCGAGGGCAGTGCCGCGATGAGCACGGCCAGCACCGCAATCCTCGATCGGGCCCAGGCGCCCGTGCCGTCCCAAGACCATCCCCGCCGAACAACAGCCGATGCCATCCACGCCTCCGTGCCGCTGATGTGTACCGTTCCTGCCCACCATCGGCACGCGGGCCTGCCCGGTGTGAGCGGTGGGCGTATAAGTCAGCGTAGACCACGCGGGGCCCACCGATAACCCCCATAGGCCGTGGCACAGACTTCCGGAGGCGACATGACCACCAAGCCAGATCCACAAGCCCATGCCGGCGCCGAAGAGCCGCTGACCGGCACCGTGCTCGTGGTCGATGACAACGCCCAGAACGCCGAACTGCTCGAGGCCTACCTGGACGACCTGGGCATCACCGTCCAGGTCGCCCACGACGGCCAGGCCGCCCTGGATGCAGTCGCCACCCAGCCCCCCGATCTCATCCTGATGGACATCATGATGCCGCGCATGAGCGGCTATCAGGCCACCGAGCGGCTCAAGGGCAACCCGACCACGCGCGACATCCCCATCATCATGGTTACGGCCCTGGGGGAGGTCGGCGACGTTGAGCGGGCTGTTGATTGCGGGGCCGACGACTTCCTGACCAAGCCGGTCAACAAGCTCGAACTGCTTACCCGGGTCCGCTCGCTGCTCCGCGTGCGCAAGCTCCAGACCGACCTGAACAAGGCACAGGCCCAGCTCCGCAAGTTCCTTCGCGAAGACTGATCATTCAATGAAAAACCCACGCCTTGCAGCGTGGGGTCAGCGTGTCGGTTGATCTGATACGTCTCAGGCCGCCGCGGGCTTGAACTCGCCCGGGTTGCCCGCGCGAGTGTTCTTGATCGCGGTTTCGACCAGCGAGTCAAACAGCTTGGGGTCTTCGATGGCGATCTGGCTGAGCATCTTGCGGTTCAGCGAGATGCCGGCCATCTTCAGGCCGCTGATGACGACGCTGTACCGCGTGCCGCGCATCTTGCAGGCAGCAGTGATGCGGGTGATCCAGAGCTTGCGCATGTCGCGCTTGCGCAGGCGGCGGTGGGCGTAGGCAAACGCGCCGCCGCGGATGATCGCGTCCTTGGCCAGGTAGCGGTGGTTCTTGCGGGCGCCGTAGTAGCCGCGGGCCTGCTTGAGAAGACGCTTGCGGGAACGGTTACGAGCAGAGCCGATGCGAACGCGGGGCATGGTCAGAATCTCCTGCCTCGGCGAGGGGCGGCTGGGTCATCCAGCCGGCTTATGGCCCGGGCCGAGGGCCTACACGGTTGTCAATTCACGGTCGGGCGTCATGCCCGGGAAGAGGCGGACTCAGCTTTCCTTCGTGGCGGCCTCGCGCTCGGCGCGACGCTGCTCGGGGCTGGGGCTCCGCTTCATGGTGCTCTTGGGCTGGTTGCGGCCGCGCAGGCGGCGGAACAGCAGCTTCTCCAGACGCTTGGCGTCCGGGTTGGCCATGATCGGGTCCTTGCGCAGGTGGCGCAGGCGCTTGGCCGACTTGTGCGAGCTCAAGTGCTTGTGGTTCGCCGAGCGGTGGCGGACCTTGCCCGTCTTGGAGATACGGATTCGCTTGAGCGTGCCCTTGTGAGGCTTGGTCTTCGGCATGGCAATCAACCCTTTCCAGGCTCCGGGCCCAGAGGCCATCGGAGCGGGGATGCTAGGCGCTGAGCCTTGGGATGAAAAGCAAGTGGCCCGCCCTCACGGCACCAGAAACGCATCCTCGGGCCCGTCGGCCGTCTCCCGGCCGCGGAGGGTCGCCCGCCCGTCGCGGGCCAGGTCGCGCTCGATCGTGCCGGGCAGCCAGATGTTGTCCCCGTTCTCCAGCACGGGGCTGGTCAGCCACGCTACCGAGCCGTCGCCGAACAGCACGTGCTGGCCCCGGCCGCCGAAGTTGGTCGAGTTGGCGTCTGCCCGGGCGGCCTCCCCGCGCTTGCTGGGGGGCACGATGGGCGAGCGGTCGGCCAGCACCGCGCTGCGGGGCGTTAGCAGCGAGGCCCCGCCGTCGCGGCCGCCCCGGCCGAACATGTTCAGGTAGCTGTACGACACCTCGTCCAGCGAGCCCCAGTCGGTGGCGTCCTCACCCTTCACGCTCGTGGGGGCCTGCGGGTTGGTCGGGCTGGCCAGCTGGGCGAGTTCCACGAACCGGTCGCGCGCCAGCGTGAACAGGTTGGCCGAGTTCGAGTGGTCTGGGTTTTGGCCCACCTCCCACCAGGGATTGCCCGCCAACGAGGCCGAAGCCTGCGGCAAGGCGCCGTAGCTGCCGGCATACGCGGCCATGCCGTTGCCCACCGAAGCCATGCGAGCCGAACTGACGGTGCGATAGTGGGCGTCCCGCATGGAGCTGAGCATTGGCCAGATGACCGACACGCCCACCACCAGTACCGCCGCGATCGACATCAGATCGGCCAGGCGGATCCGGCCGGCGATCTCGGGCTGAGCTTCGGTTTGACGCGTTGTCGGCGTCTGGGCAACCCGGGTCATCAGGCGATCCACCAGGTCAGGGGACGACTCTGGCACGGGGCCCTGGCTTACCAGCGTTGCCATTGCGTGGAGCCGATCGGCCCGCTCCCGCAATGCCACCGGCACTCGGTCGACGGCGCCGCCGGCCAGCATCCAGGCGTCCAGCGCCTCGGCGTCCATGGGCGCCAGTTCGGACTGCGGCTCGGCCTCGCTCGACACGCCCGACCCGCTGGCGCGCAGGACCCGGAGCATTGTCAGATCGGTCAGCGTCGCATCGGCCGAGATCGCACTCTCGGCGTTGAGCAGGCCCAGCAGCGCCGCAAGTTGATGCTCGCGCGCATCGGCGGGGGGCTCGCCATCCATCCAGCGATCGAGGGCCCGGGCATCGGCGTCGCCCATTCGAGCCTCGCTGGCTGCCGTGGGATTGACTTGTGCGCCGTCCTCGTGCGTCATTGTCCCGCTCCCCCCGTCTGGCCGCCCGTCCGCTTGAGGTCATGGCCCTTCTCGGTCAGGCTGTTCTCGTGCATCACGGCCTTCCAGTGCTTGGCGAACGACGCCACGGCCGCGTGCAGCCGGCTCTTGACCGTCCCCAGGGGGATCTCCAAGTCGTCGGCGATCTGGGCGTAGCTGAGCCGCTGGAAGTAAGCCAAGAGCAGAATCTCCCTGAGCGTTGGCGAGAGCCGCTGCACCGCGTCCTGCACGAGGCGCTCCAGTTCCGCCCGCTCCAGTCCCGCGTCGGGAGGGGGAATCTCGACCTCGAGCAGGTCGATGAAGGTGGCCCCTTCGCCGTCGCTGGCGATCGGCGCGTTCAGTTCGCTTGCCGGCCGCCTGCCCTTCTTACGCAGGTAGTCACGCCCCTTGTTCGCCGCGATCGTGAATAACCACGGTTTGAACCTCCGAGAAGTGTCGAAACTGGCCGCCGACGTGTGCACCTGGAGGAAGGTGTCCTGGAACACGTCCTCGGCGGCGTGGGCCGAGCCGGTCAGGCGGTAGAGGAACCGGACCAGGTCGTTCCGATAACGATCGACCAACTCCCGGAACGCCTCCAGATCACCCGCTCGATACTGCTCGAATAGCCGCTCGTCGGGTTCTGGCACGTGTGGCTCCGGCGATAGACAGGGCTGCCCGGCGGCGCGCGGGCATTGGCGGGTGTCTACGGACTTCGGCCACCCGGCGTTCGCGATTCGATCAGCCCGGGACGCCCCGGAGAGGCTATCGGGCCTCGCCGGCCTCCACCACCACCTCGCCAACGGTGCGGACGAGCTTCAAAGGCCCGTCGGGCGGGAACAGCTCCCGCCCCTCGGCACGCAGAGGCACGGCTGGGCCGTTCTCGTAGGCGGCGAATGCTTCGGCCGACTCGAACAGATAGCGGCAGTCGACCACGATGGGCTCGCCGGGCGTCTTGGGGTCGATCCGTACGATCTGGGCGCTGTGGCCGCCCGAACTGACGACATCGGCAGCGTGGCCTGCGGTGCCCTTGGCCGGGTCTGGTGAGAGCCAGTCGATGAATCGCTGGGCCTCGGCCGGGTCGGTGGTGGTGGCGGTGACGGTGAAGGCGAGCATGGTGCTGAGGCTAGCCATCGGCCGATGCAGTCGGAATTGCAATGGGAAGCGCGCCTTGGGCGTTCACTCCGGGCGGGGACCAAGCCGGCATGCCCAGCCACGACCGAGAACCTCTCGATGCATCTGCCGACAGCGAGGCCCAGACTCGTGCGCTCGTGCTGCGCGCTGCGGTGGGCGACGAGGATGCCTGGCGCGAGTTGGTCAACGCCTACGCCCGCCGGGTCTACGGCTTGCTCCGCAGCAGGGGCTGCGACCAGGCGCGGGCTGAGGAGATCACCCAGAGCGTGTTCGTGACGGTGGCACGGGTGCTCGGGCAAGGTGGGTATCAGGAGCAGGGCCGATTCGACGCGTGGCTGTTCCGCATCGCCATGAACCGCCTGCGCGACGACGCCCGGGCCCGCAAACGCCGGGCGACGCACGAGTTGGGCGATGCGGCCGCGGGCCTGGAGGCTCACCAGCCGGCCGAACATGACGACACCGATGGACTGCATGCCGCCCTGGCCGGGCTGCCCGAGGCCGACCGGCAGGTCATCGAGCTGCGCCACCGTGCCGACATGAGCTTCAAGCAGATCGCCGAGATGCTCGGTCAGCCCCTTGGCACGGTGCTGGCGCGGCACCATCGGGCCCTGCGGAAGCTCCGGGCCGTGCTGGAAGCGACCAAGACCACGGAATCGACGGCGTAGGGTGTTTTCGGACGCCCGCAAGTGCATTAAACGACGGACAGGTGCGTTAGACAGGTGGATCGGAGGGGCTTTCATGGCAACGACACGCACGCACGAATCCGAGCACATTCCAGAGGACGTCCGCGACGTGGCCGAGCGTTTGCGCTCGCTGCCGACGGATGTACCCGAGGGACTCGAAGCACGCACGTTCGAGGCATCGGTCGTGGCGCTGCGCGAAGGACGCGCGCGGCGATCGGGCGTGCTGGCCCGGATCGGACCGGTGCGATGGATGGCGCCGGTCGCGGCCGCGGCGGCCGTGGGCTTGCTGGCCTGGGCCGGCGCAACGCTCATGGCGCCCGCCACCACGCCCAGCGAGCAGCCGAGCGTGGTGACAACGGTGGCCCTGGACGAGCAAGTGTCCGCCGCGCTCGAGTACGCCGACCTGTTCGCCGATGCATCGTGGAGCGAAACGCTGGCCGAAGACGTCGAGTCGCTGGACGAATCGTGGGAACCCACGGTGGAGTCCTGGTCATTCGAGAGCGAGTTGGGGGCCGGTTGATGGCACGTCTGCATCGAACATCCATGGGAGTCAGCGCCGCGCTGCTGGCGTCGCTCGTGCTCGTACCGCTTGCGTTTGGGCAGGACGATCCTCCCGAAGCGCCGCCCGCCGATCGCGGCCAGTCCGACCCGGGCCGATTGAGTGCCCTGGTGGAGCGACGGCTCGATCAGGCCGAGCGACAACAGGAACGCCTGCGCGAGATCAAGCGTCGGCTGGATGCGGGCGAATCGCCCGCCGCCATTCTCGCGGAGCTGCGCGAGCGTGGAGAACTCGGCGTGCTCGGCGAGTGGGGACGGGGCTCCGACCGCGACGGGCCGCGCAGGTTCCGAGATGGCGAGGAATCACGCGACCCGCAGGATCTTCCGCCGGAGGCCTATGAACTCTGGCGTACCCGGATCCTGGACTTCTTTGATCGCCACGCGCCCGAGATGGCCGAGCGTCTCCGGGCCGAAGGCGAGAACGAGGAAAGCCGCCGAGCGGTGCTCCGCTTGCGTCGCGAGGTCGAGAGGCTGATCGAGTTGCGTGAGCAGGGCTCCGACGAGTTCGAGCCCGCGCTGGCTCGGCTGCGCAACGGCATCCGAATCGCCGATCTTCTGGGCGAGGTACGAGCCGAAGCGCAGGCCGGCACGCTCTCGCCCGAGAAGCTGCGCACGATGCGGCGCGACTTGACCGAACTGGTGGTCACCCAATTCGACGCGCAGCTGACCGCCCGGGCAAAGTGGCTCGATCGGATGGGCGACCGGCTGCGCGGCGCACGAGAGAAGCTCGAACGCGAGCGGGCCGAGCGTTCGCAGCGTATCGAGGCCGAGGTGCAGGCCATGCTGGATCGTGCCATGAAGCCCGGCGAAGATCGGCGCGATGGTGGCCCCCGTCCGGGCGGCCCGCGGAACGGTCCGCGCTAGTGGCGGTCAACTGACGATCGAACCGGGCGGCAGGTCGGCCATCGGGCTCAGGAGCACGACCGTGCGCTCTTCCTGGCCCTTGGCCGCGTCGCTGCCTGCCAGCAGCATACCGCGGCTTTCCTCGCCGCGCAGCTGCCGAGGCGCGAGGTTCGCCACGATCACGATGCTGCGACCAACCAACTCCTCGGGCGTGTAGTGGCCCTTGATGCCCGCACAGATCTGGCGGTGCGTGCCGCTGCCGTCGTCCAAGGTGAGCTTCAGCAGCCGGTCGGCCTTGGGGTGATCGACCGCCTCAAGCACCTTGGCCACGCGAAGGTCGACGCGGGCGAAGTCCTCGAACACGATCTCGGGCTTGAAGGGCGACTCGCTCTGGGCGGGTGCATCGGCGGGCGGGGCTTGTTCGGACATGCTGCGGCTCCTTGGTGAAGAAGCCAGTCTACGGGCCCGAAGGCGGCTCTTCCGAGATTTGCCCGGGCTCGGCCGGCTCTACGGGCTGGTCGGGCGCCGCCGGTGGCTCGACCCATCGACCATCGCGCCACAGCGTGTGTTCAACCAGGATTCCGTACCGCGCCGCCAGTAGTTCGGGCACGCGGTCGGGGTCGGGGTCCAGCAGGGGCGCGCCGCCGTCGGCTGCGATCTGGGCGCCCCAGCTCTGGTGGATGCCTC
The sequence above is a segment of the Phycisphaerales bacterium genome. Coding sequences within it:
- a CDS encoding sigma-70 family RNA polymerase sigma factor, encoding MPEPDERLFEQYRAGDLEAFRELVDRYRNDLVRFLYRLTGSAHAAEDVFQDTFLQVHTSAASFDTSRRFKPWLFTIAANKGRDYLRKKGRRPASELNAPIASDGEGATFIDLLEVEIPPPDAGLERAELERLVQDAVQRLSPTLREILLLAYFQRLSYAQIADDLEIPLGTVKSRLHAAVASFAKHWKAVMHENSLTEKGHDLKRTGGQTGGAGQ
- a CDS encoding response regulator, encoding MTTKPDPQAHAGAEEPLTGTVLVVDDNAQNAELLEAYLDDLGITVQVAHDGQAALDAVATQPPDLILMDIMMPRMSGYQATERLKGNPTTRDIPIIMVTALGEVGDVERAVDCGADDFLTKPVNKLELLTRVRSLLRVRKLQTDLNKAQAQLRKFLRED
- the dacB gene encoding D-alanyl-D-alanine carboxypeptidase/D-alanyl-D-alanine-endopeptidase, translated to MASAVVRRGWSWDGTGAWARSRIAVLAVLIAALPSLADLQRDLERAIAQAGLDGLDVGVSVVDLRTGRRVADIDAFDPLIPASNMKLLTSATALITLGDDFMFETRFVLAGDTLVIVGSGDPGLGDPALLADLPEPMDVETLLDFIADAIVRAGPTTIREIVIDDRVFDRNTVHEDWPHDQLQYYYCTEVGGLNFHLNIANVFARPTSLNQPARIVLEPDASSIEIENTTQTAATRTPSGRPHPSSISIHRSEQGNRWRISGEVSRSVGAPTALRDTAIVFGELLAERLESRGVEIGAAHALPAEAVRRTGMDETHQGTTVLVIKTPMPEVLRRCNTDSYNMHAEALFKRVGHEVANQPGSWVLGAAAMRSTLTDALGPSSLDGLRVSDGSGMSRQNQVSPATLTALLAHMHVLGDESARQLFRDSLARSGEGTLRRGFIETRDLRHDVLAKTGYLNHVRTISGYIVPKGGSEPIAAFSILMNGFRSNDSLRSRELRNEMVRLIDREVARMRSGAVVVEPGTP
- the rplT gene encoding 50S ribosomal protein L20, whose product is MPRVRIGSARNRSRKRLLKQARGYYGARKNHRYLAKDAIIRGGAFAYAHRRLRKRDMRKLWITRITAACKMRGTRYSVVISGLKMAGISLNRKMLSQIAIEDPKLFDSLVETAIKNTRAGNPGEFKPAAA
- the metG gene encoding methionine--tRNA ligase subunit beta; translation: MSEQAPPADAPAQSESPFKPEIVFEDFARVDLRVAKVLEAVDHPKADRLLKLTLDDGSGTHRQICAGIKGHYTPEELVGRSIVIVANLAPRQLRGEESRGMLLAGSDAAKGQEERTVVLLSPMADLPPGSIVS
- the rpmI gene encoding 50S ribosomal protein L35, which gives rise to MPKTKPHKGTLKRIRISKTGKVRHRSANHKHLSSHKSAKRLRHLRKDPIMANPDAKRLEKLLFRRLRGRNQPKSTMKRSPSPEQRRAEREAATKES
- a CDS encoding sigma-70 family RNA polymerase sigma factor codes for the protein MPSHDREPLDASADSEAQTRALVLRAAVGDEDAWRELVNAYARRVYGLLRSRGCDQARAEEITQSVFVTVARVLGQGGYQEQGRFDAWLFRIAMNRLRDDARARKRRATHELGDAAAGLEAHQPAEHDDTDGLHAALAGLPEADRQVIELRHRADMSFKQIAEMLGQPLGTVLARHHRALRKLRAVLEATKTTESTA